Proteins co-encoded in one Malus sylvestris chromosome 9, drMalSylv7.2, whole genome shotgun sequence genomic window:
- the LOC126582172 gene encoding pentatricopeptide repeat-containing protein At3g03580-like, with protein MNRIKSGFGSLPSKTQIRFLCTSILDDPRPQSPFLSENLNSFLDSCSDAFSLRRLHARIFAHGLGNNIFLGCKLLNCYAKFDLLSDSRWVFDRIVNGNLSLWNAILVGYFRAGQFDEVLRRYVDLRRWNIGLDSGAITFAVKSCIELGDLGFGRGIHGDALKSGFSSNGFVGSSLIGLYSRSWFVEDAAEVFDEITERDIVVYTSIITGYAQSGDQRACEAFGFARRMQRQGLHPNRVTLVSLLQAASQLEAVKEGRSVHGYAIRRGIGGLDEVFETSLMDMYNKCGSPRMAACIFGEMDRKTIGSWNVMIAGYLKMEQPLEAFRLFCQVMEENFVPDLITLSNGILSCACLKYLRPGKSIHGYIIRAGIQLDLLAATALVDLYSKSNKLIQSRELFDRMEKKDAISYDVMMTGYLHNNYASKAVDPFVQMVGEGIKPNLGSLLSIISATSELKDIRKGKSIHGHVLRQGFDLNTEVMNQIIYMYAKCGCLDHARQIFNKVRYRDLVSWTSMMMGYVYHGHADEAVTLFRSMQIELVQHDLVTLITLLQAICQLGSLSFAKEVHCHLYRADMNNDISLTNSLITTYSKCGKLNMAANLFEHAVERCLTSWNTMILAYGMHGKCKEALTLFEQMKSEKVVPDEVTFTSVLTACSHSGMVNEGLRVFKSMVEEHSIIPREEHYGCMVDLLSRAGLLEEAYNLIKSMPSDLTASPLKTLLAACKVHGNTEMGEVLGRRLVDLDPENSSAIALVSNLYAEGGKWNEVAVIRNTAKQRGLKRTPGYSLIQAR; from the coding sequence ATGAATCGTATTAAATCCGGGTTCGGATCGTTGCCCTCCAAAACCCAGATTAGATTTCTCTGCACATCAATTCTCGACGACCCACGCCCTCAATCTCCATTTCTGTCAGAAAACCTCAATTCTTTCTTGGACAGTTGTTCAGACGCTTTTTCACTGAGAAGACTCCACGCTCGCATTTTCGCTCACGGCCTCGGAAACAATATATTTCTCGGCTGCAAGCTCCTGAATTGTTACGCAAAGTTCGACCTTTTATCAGATTCCAGATGGGTTTTCGACAGAATCGTCAACGGGAATCTGTCTCTCTGGAATGCAATCCTTGTTGGGTATTTCAGAGCCGGTCAATTCGACGAAGTTCTTCGGCGGTACGTAGATTTGAGGCGGTGGAATATCGGGTTGGATAGCGGCGCCATTACATTTGCTGTGAAAAGTTGTATCGAGTTGGGGGATTTGGGATTTGGACGAGGGATTCATGGGGATGCTTTGAAGTCTGGGTTTAGTTCAAATGGATTTGTGGGTTCGTCGCTTATAGGGTTGTACTCTAGAAGTTGGTTTGTTGAAGATGCAGCTGAAGTGTTCGATGAAATTACTGAGAGAGATATTGTTGTCTACACTTCGATTATTACTGGTTATGCTCAGAGTGGCGACCAACGTGCTTGTGAGGCTTTTGGATTTGCTCGCCGTATGCAGAGGCAAGGATTGCATCCAAATCGGGTCACTCTTGTCAGCTTACTTCAGGCAGCGTCGCAGTTAGAGGCAGTGAAAGAAGGACGTTCGGTCCATGGCTATGCTATTAGAAGAGGAATTGGTGGTTTGGATGAAGTGTTCGAAACGAGTCTTATGGACATGTATAATAAATGTGGATCCCCTAGAATGGCAGCCTGCATTTTTGGCGAAATGGATAGAAAGACTATAGGTTCTTGGAATGTGATGATTGCTGGTTATCTTAAAATGGAACAACCCTTGGAAGCTTTCCGCCTTTTCTGTCAAGTGATGGAAGAAAATTTTGTCCCGGATTTGATAACTTTGTCCAATGGGATTCTGTCTTGTGCTTGCTTGAAGTATTTGCGTCCAGGAAAGAGTATCCACGGTTACATTATTCGAGCTGGTATTCAGCTTGATCTATTGGCAGCCACCGCTCTGGTCGATCTATACTCCAAATCAAACAAGTTGATCCAGTCCAGGGAACTATTTGATAGAATGGAGAAAAAGGATGCTATATCTTATGATGTGATGATGACGGGCTATCTCCACAATAACTATGCCAGCAAAGCTGTGGACCCCTTTGTCCAAATGGTTGGAGAAGGTATTAAACCAAACCTAGGTTCCTTGTTGAGTATAATTTCTGCTACTTCTGAGCTGAAAGACATAAGAAAGGGCAAGTCCATCCACGGTCATGTATTAAGACAGGGGTTTGACTTGAATACTGAAGTTATGAATCAAATTATCTACATGTACGCAAAATGTGGTTGTTTAGACCATGCGAGGCAAATCTTTAACAAGGTGAGATATCGGGATTTGGTCTCATGGACTTCAATGATGATGGGTTATGTTTACCACGGCCATGCCGATGAAGCCGTAACATTGTTTCGATCGATGCAAATTGAGCTGGTGCAACATGATTTAGTTACTCTGATAACTTTGCTTCAGGCAATTTGTCAGCTTGGAAGTCTGAGTTTTGCAAAAGAAGTCCACTGTCACTTGTATCGAGCTGATATGAACAACGATATATCTCTCACCAATTCTTTGATCACGACTTATTCCAAGTGTGGGAAATTAAATATGGCTGCTAATCTATTTGAGCATGCAGTTGAACGGTGTCTGACATCATGGAACACGATGATCCTTGCATATGGGATGCACGGGAAATGCAAGGAGGCCCTAACGCTCTTTGAACAGATGAAAAGTGAGAAGGTTGTCCCTGATGAAGTAACCTTTACATCAGTTCTCACCGCTTGCAGCCATTCTGGTATGGTAAACGAGGGCCTACGAGTTTTCAAGTCCATGGTGGAGGAACATTCCATAATCCCACGTGAAGAACACTATGGTTGTATGGTCGATTTACTAAGCCGAGCAGGATTGCTTGAAGAAGCATATAATCTGATCAAATCCATGCCATCAGATCTTACTGCTTCTCCACTGAAAACCCTTCTTGCTGCTTGTAAAGTACACGGAAATACGGAGATGGGTGAGGTTTTGGGAAGGCGGCTCGTGGACTTAGATCCTGAGAACTCAAGCGCGATCGCCCTGGTGTCAAATTTGTATGCCGAAGGTGGAAAGTGGAACGAAGTAGCCGTAATAAGAAACACCGCAAAACAGAGAGGTCTGAAAAGAACTCCAGGATATAGTCTGATACAGGCTAGATAG
- the LOC126582176 gene encoding probable mitochondrial saccharopine dehydrogenase-like oxidoreductase At5g39410, whose protein sequence is MPEFQPQTTASPPSYDLIILGASGFTGKYVVREALKFLNTPASPLKSLALAGRNPTKLTQTLKWAAHPNTPPSIPIITADTTDPPSLHRLCTQTTLILNCVGPFRLYGDPVVAACAETGCDYLDICGEPEFMERMEAQYHGKAAETGSLVVSACGFDSVPAEFGLMFNSRQWVDPAVPNRVEAYVSLESEKRIVGNLGTYESAVLGVANADKLQELRRSRPRRARPAIPGPPPPKGPTIEQQKDIGLWAVKLPSADAIVVRRTLGFLTENPRGLPGRNESSEHIEKREAFWSTVKPAHFGVKIGTKSLLGILRIMTVGVFIGLLGRFSFGRWLLLKFPSFFSVGWFRKKGPSEDEVRSASFKMWFVGHGFSDSSLVSQGSRKPNMEIITRVMGPEIGYLTTPIILLQCALIVLSQRDNLPKGGVLPAGIVFGPTGLQERLQENGISFDVISKKALSG, encoded by the exons ATGCCGGAATTTCAACCCCAAACCACCGCCAGCCCTCCTTCCTACGATCTCATAATCCTCGGCGCCTCCGGCTTCACCGGTAAGTACGTCGTCAGAGAAGCTCTGAAATTTCTGAACACGCCCGCCTCCCCTCTCAAGTCTCTAGCTTTAGCCGGTCGCAACCCAACCAAACTAACCCAAACCCTCAAATGGGCAGCCCACCCGAACACACCACCGTCCATCCCCATCATCACCGCCGACACCACCGATCCACCGTCTCTCCACCGCCTCTGCACCCAAACCACCCTCATCCTCAATTGCGTCGGCCCCTTCCGCCTCTACGGTGATCCCGTCGTCGCCGCCTGCGCCGAAACCGGCTGCGACTACTTGGATATATGCGGGGAGCCTGAGTTTATGGAGAGGATGGAGGCGCAGTACCATGGCAAGGCGGCGGAGACCGGTTCGTTGGTGGTCTCGGCATGTGGGTTCGACTCTGTTCCGGCGGAGTTTGGGTTGATGTTCAATTCGAGGCAGTGGGTCGACCCGGCTGTGCCGAACCGGGTTGAGGCTTATGTGAGCTTGGAGTCGGAGAAGAGGATTGTTGGGAATTTAGGGACGTATGAATCGGCGGTGCTGGGTGTGGCAAATGCCGATAAGTTGCAGGAGCTCCGGCGGTCCAGACCCAGAAGAGCTAGGCCTGCG ATTCCTGGTCCTCCTCCTCCTAAAGGACCAACCATAGAACAGCAGAAAGATATTGGCCTTTGGGCTGTGAAGCTACCTTCAGCAGATGCTATCGTTGTACGTAGAACACTTGGATTTCTGACTGAAAACCCCCGCGGGCTTCCTGGGAGGAACGAGAGTTCTGAGCACATTGAAAAAAGAGAAGCCTTCTGGTCAACAGTGAAGCCAGCTCATTTTGGGGTGAAGATAGGAACCAAGTCACTGTTGGGCATTTTGCGTATCATGACAGTCGGAGtctttattgggcttttgggtagATTCTCCTTTGGGAGGTGGCTTCTTCTGAAATTTCCCTCTTTTTTCAGTGTTGGATGGTTCAGGAAGAAGGGTCCCTCCGAGGATGAGGTGAGAAGCGCTTCGTTTAAGATGTGGTTTGTTGGACATGGTTTCAGCGACAGCAGTCTTGTTTCGCAGGGAAGCAGAAAACCCAACATGGAAATAATAACAAGAGTGATGGGACCTGAGATTGGTTATTTGACGACCCCGATAATTCTACTTCAGTGTGCTCTGATTGTTCTGAGCCAACGCGACAACCTTCCAAAGGGAGGAGTTCTCCCAGCTGGCATTGTGTTTGGCCCAACTGGTCTTCAGGAAAGGCTCCAAGAGAACGGGATTTCTTTCGATGTCATTTCGAAGAAAGCTCTTTCTGGTTAA